One stretch of Malus domestica chromosome 14, GDT2T_hap1 DNA includes these proteins:
- the LOC103431023 gene encoding probable glycosyltransferase STELLO1, whose amino-acid sequence MLVQERNGTKSPKYAHSNSHSQSRASLSFAPNLDFSTWVSENLYKIVTVVLLIVTVAALFVLRNIGDTAALLCFETQAQNLEKIRMPQLESTVKTISDTSSPYASFRSEKWVVVSVSDYPTDSLKKLVKLKGWQVLAIGNSKTPSDWSLKGAIFLSLEQQAQLGFRVLEYLPYDSYVRKSVGYLFAIQHGAKKIFDTDDRGEVVGDDLSKHFDVELMGEGARQETILQYSHENPNRTIVNPYIHFGQRSVWPRGLPLENVGELGHEEFYTEVFGGKQFIQQGISNGLPDVDSVFYFTRKSGLEAFDIRFDDHAPKVALPQGTMVPVNSFNTIYHSSAFWGLMLPVSVSTMASDILRGYWGQRLLWEIGGYVVVYPPTVHRYDRIQAYPFSEEKDLHVNVGRLIKFLVSWRSGKHRLFEKILELSFAMAEEGFWTEKDLKFTAAWLHDLIAVGYQQPRLMSLELDRPRANIGHGDTKEFVPQKFPSVHLGVEESGTVNYEIGNLIRWRKNFGNVVLIMFCSGPVERTALEWRLLYGRIFKTVIILSDLKNIDLAVEEGKLENVYKYMPKIFDQYSGADGFLFVQDNTILNYWNLLQADKTKLWITNEVSRSWSTVSTNDNSDWFSKQAGMVKKVVSMMPVHFQVSYKNSVTSHKSITICSSEVFYIPRRFVADFVDLVNLVGNLEIHHKVAIPMFFQAIDSPQNFDSVLSTMIYEEQPPSTNSSSLYSAKVPAVHPCNVTSEQEFIKLIRVMAEGDPLLMELV is encoded by the exons ATGTTGGTCCAAGAACGCAACGGAACCAAATCCCCAAAGTACGCTCACTCcaactctcactctcagagcagAGCATCCCTTTCCTTCGCTCCGAATCTCGATTTCTCCACATGGGTTTCCGAGAATCTGTACAAAATCGTCACCGTCGTGCTTCTGATCGTCACTGTCGCTGCCCTCTTCGTCCTCCGTAATATTGGCGACACCGCCGCCTTGCTCTGCTTCGAGACCCAGGCCCAGAACCTCGAGAAGATTCGGATGCCGCAGCTCGAATCCACCGTCAAGACAATCTCCGACACCTCGTCTCCCTACGCCAGCTTCCGGTCTGAGAAGTGGGTTGTCGTTTCCGTCTCCGATTACCCGACCGACTCGCTCAAGAAGCTCGTGAAGCTCAAGGGGTGGCAGGTCCTGGCAATTGGGAACTCCAAGACGCCGTCAGATTGGAGCCTCAAAGGTGCTATCTTTCTGTCCCTTGAACAACAAGCTCAATTGGGCTTTAGGGTTTTGGAGTACTTGCCTTATGATTCTTATGTTAGGAAGAGTGTGGGTTACTTGTTTGCGATCCAGCACGGCGCGAAGAAGATCTTCGACACTGATGATCGCGGAGAGGTGGTTGGTGATGATTTGAGTAAACATTTTGATGTGGAGTTGATGGGAGAGGGTGCTAGGCAAGAGACTATATTGCAGTATAGCCATGAGAATCCCAACAGGACTATTGTGAACCCGTATATTCATTTCGGGCAACGCTCTGTGTGGCCGAGAGGTTTGCCATTGGAGAATGTTGGTGAGCTTGGCCATGAAGAGTTCTACACTGAGGTTTTTGGTGGAAAGCAGTTTATACAACAGGGTATATCCAATGGACTTCCTGATGTCGATTCTGTGTTTTATTTTACACGAAAATCGGGTTTGGAAGCTTTTGATATTAGGTTTGATGACCATGCCCCGAAAGTGGCGTTGCCGCAGGGAACAATGGTGCCTGTTAATTCTTTCAATACAATTTACCATTCATCGGCATTTTGGGGTTTGATGCTTCCTGTTTCTGTTAGCACAATGGCTTCTGATATATTAAGGGGTTACTGGGGGCAGAGGCTTTTGTGGGAAATAggtggatatgttgtagtttaTCCCCCAACTGTTCATCGGTATGATAGAATTCAGGCATATCCCTTTTCTGAAGAGAAGGATCTTCATGTTAATGTAGgacgtttgatcaaatttttggTTTCCTGGAGATCGGGTAAGCATAGGTTGTTTGAAAAGATTTTGGAGTTAAGTTTTGCTATGGCCGAAGAGGGGTTTTGGACTGAGAAGGATCTGAAGTTTACTGCTGCTTGGCTTCATGACTTAATTGCTGTAGGGTATCAGCAGCCTAGATTAATGTCATTGGAATTGGATCGGCCTCGTGCAAATATTGGTCATGGGGATACAAAAGAGTTTGTCCCGCAAAAGTTTCCATCTGTTCATCTTGGAGTTGAGGAATCAGGAACAGTGAACTATGAAATCGGAAATTTGATTAGATGGAGGAAGAATTTCGGGAATGTTGTGCTTATCATGTTTTGCAGTGGACCTGTGGAACGTACTGCTTTGGAATGGAGATTGCTTTATGGGCGGATATTTAAAACTGTGATCATTTTGTCTGATCTAAAGAACATTGACCTtgctgttgaagaaggaaaattGGAGAATGTATACAA GTACATGCCCAAAATATTTGATCAATATTCCGGTGCAGATGGATTTTTATTTGTTCAGGACAATACCATTCTTAATTACTGGAATCTTCTACAGGCAGACAAAACTAAATTGTGGATTACAAATGAG GTATCCAGGTCTTGGAGTACAGTATCAACAAACGACAACTCAGATTGGTTTTCAAAGCAAGCAGGCATGGTAAAGAAGGTTGTTAGTATGATGCCAGTTCACTTCCAAGTCAGTTATAAGAACAGTGTAACCAGTCACAAGAGCATCACAATATGCAGTTCTGAGGTGTTCTACATTCCTCGTCGGTTTGTAGCTGACTTCGTTGATCTTGTTAATCTAGTCGGAAACCTAGAAATTCATCACAAGGTTGCCATTCCAATGTTCTTTCAAGCAATAGATTCACCTCAGAACTTTGACTCAGTGCTCAGTACAATGATCTATGAGGAACAACCACCTTCTACTAATTCTTCATCCTTATATTCGGCTAAAGTACCTGCGGTTCACCCATGCAATGTGACTAGCGAACAAGAGTTCATTAAACTAATACGAGTAATGGCAGAAGGTGACCCTCTTCTAATGGAGTTAGTTTGA
- the LOC103431022 gene encoding magnesium-chelatase subunit ChlH, chloroplastic: MASLVSSPFTLPNTKADQLSSLSRKQYFLHSFLPKNITNLGSKSSLKVKCAMGNGLFTQTTQEVRRIVPENKQGLPTVKIVYVVLEAQYQSSLTAAVQSLNAGNRYASFQVVGYLVEELRDADTYKMFCQDLEDANIFIGSLIFVEELAIKVKEAVEKQRDRMDAVLVFPSMPEVMRLNKLGSFSMSQLGQSKSPFFQLFKRKKQSAGFADSMLKLVRTLPKVLKYLPSDKAQDARLYILSLQFWLGGSPDNLQNFVKMISGSYVPALKGKKIPYSDPVLFLDTGIWHPLAPCMYDDVKEYLNWYGTRKDANEKLKSPNAPVVGLILQRSHIVTGDESHYVAVIMELEARGAKVIPIFAGGLDFSGPVERFLIDPVTKKPFIHSAISLTGFALVGGPARQDHPRAVEALMKLDVPYIVAVPLVFQTTEEWLNSTLGLHPIQVALQVALPELDGGMEPIVFAGRDPRTGKSHALHKRVEQLCTRAIRWGELKRKTKAEKKVAITVFSFPPDKGNVGTAAYLNVFSSIFAVLQELKRDGYNVENLPETSDALIEDVIHDKEAQFSSPNLNVAYKMGVREYQSLTPYATALEENWGKPPGNLNSDGENLLVYGKQYGNVFIGVQPTFGYEGDPMRLLFSKSASPHHGFAAYYSFVEKIFQADAVLHFGTHGSLEFMPGKQVGMSDACFPDSLIGNIPNVYYYAANNPSEATIAKRRSYANTISYLTPPAENAGLYKGLKQLSELISSYQSLKDTGRGSQIVSSIISTAKQCNLDKDVDLPEEGMEISAKERDLVVGKVYSKIMEIESRLLPCGLHVIGEPPTAMEAVATLVNIAALDRPEEGISSLPSILAETAGRDIEDIYRSSDKGILKDVELLRQITDTSRGAIYAFVERTTNSKGQVVDVADKLTSILGFGINEPWVQYLSNTKFYRADREKLRTLFVFLAECLKLIVADNEIGSLKQALEGKYVEPGPGGDPIRNPKVLPTGKNIHALDPQSIPTTAAMQSAKIVVERLIERQKIDNGGKYPETVALVLWGTDNIKTYGESLAQVLWMVGVLPVADAFGRVNRVEIVPLEELGRPRIDVVVNCSGVFRDLFINQMNLLDRAVKMVAELDEPVEQNFIRKHALEQAETLGIGVREAATRIFSNASGSYSSNINLAVENSSWNDEKQLQDMYLSRKSFAFDSDAPGVGMAENRKVFEMALSTAEATFQNLDSSEISLTDVSHYFDSDPTNLVQSLRKDGKKPSAYIADTTTANAQVRTLSETVRLDARTKLLNPKWYEGMLSSGYEGVREIEKRLTNTVGWSATSGQVDNWVYEEANTTFIQDKEMLERLMKTNPNSFRKLVQTFLEANGRGYWDTAEENIEKLKELYQEVEDKIEGIDR; the protein is encoded by the exons ATGGCTTCTTTGGTATCTTCACCTTTCACCTTACCCAACACAAAAGCAGACCAACTTTCTTCCCTCTCCAGAAAGCAATACTTTCTCCACTCCTTCCTCCCCAAAAATATCACCAATTTGGGCTCTAAGTCCTCCCTCAAAGTGAAATGTGCCATGGGCAATGGCCTCTTCACCCAAACCACCCAGGAAGTCCGCCGCATCGTCCCTGAAAACAAGCAGGGCCTCCCCACTGTCAAAATTGTCTATGTGGTCCTGGAGGCTCAGTACCAATCCTCCCTCACAGCTGCAGTCCAGTCCCTCAACGCCGGCAACCGCTACGCCTCCTTCCAAGTTGTGGGTTATCTAGTCGAAGAGCTTCGTGACGCCGACACCTATAAAATGTTCTGCCAAGACCTTGAGGACGCCAACATTTTCATTGGGTCGTTAATTTTTGTGGAGGAGCTTGCCATCAAAGTGAAGGAGGCTGTGGAGAAGCAGAGAGACAGGATGGATGCAGTGTTGGTGTTTCCGTCAATGCCGGAGGTCATGAGGCTCAACAAGTTGGGATCTTTCAGCATGTCTCAGCTCGGCCAATCGAAAAGCCCATTCTTCCAGCTATTCAAGAGGAAGAAGCAGTCCGCCGGGTTTGCTGACAGCATGCTCAAGCTTGTGAGGACTTTGCCTAAGGTGTTGAAGTACTTGCCGAGTGATAAGGCGCAGGATGCTAGGCTTTACATTCTCAGTTTGCAGTTCTGGCTTGGAGGGTCGCCGGATAACTTGCAGAATTTTGTTAAGATGATATCCGGGTCTTATGTTCCGGCTCTAAAAGGGAAGAAGATTCCGTATTCAGAcccggttttgtttttggataccGGAATTTGGCACCCTTTGGCACCTTGTATGTATGATGATGTGAAGGAGTACTTGAATTGGTATGGAACTAGGAAGGATGCCAATGAGAAGCTTAAGAGCCCGAATGCGCCTGTGGTCGGGTTGATTCTGCAGAGGAGTCACATTGTTACCGGAGATGAGAGTCATTATGTGGCTGTGATCATGGAACTGGAGGCAAGAGGGGCGAAGGTGATACCGATTTTTGCTGGTGGGCTTGACTTTTCAGGGCCGGTTGAGAGGTTTCTGATTGATCCTGTTACTAAGAAACCATTTATCCATTCTGCAATTTCGCTTACTGGTTTTGCCCTTGTTGGAGGGCCAGCAAGACAGGATCATCCACGGGCCGTTGAAGCTCTGATGAAGCTCGACGTTCCATACATTGTCGCGGTGCCTTTAGTGTTCCAAACAACCGAGGAGTGGTTGAATAGCACTTTGGGTTTGCACCCAATTCAGGTGGCCTTGCAGGTGGCCCTCCCAGAGCTGGACGGAGGCATGGAGCCCATTGTTTTCGCTGGCCGGGATCCTAGAACAG GGAAATCACATGCTCTTCACAAGAGGGTAGAACAGCTCTGCACCAGGGCAATCAGATGGGGTGAACTGAAAAGGAAGACAAAG GCGGAAAAGAAGGTAGCTATCACAGTCTTCAGTTTCCCTCCAGACAAAGGAAATGTTGGAACAGCTGCCTACCTCAATGTTTTCTCCTCAATCTTCGCTGTTCTGCAAGAACTCAAGAGAGATGGTTACAACGTTGAGAACCTTCCAGAGACTTCAGATGCCTTGATTGAGGATGTAATTCATGACAAAGAAGCTCAATTCAGCAGCCCAAATCTGAATGTCGCTTACAAGATGGGGGTCCGTGAATATCAAAGTCTGACTCCATATGCCACTGCGTTGGAGGAAAACTGGGGAAAACCTCCTGGTAACCTCAACTCCGATGGAGAGAATCTATTGGTATATGGAAAACAGTACGGAAATGTCTTCATCGGGGTTCAGCCCACATTTGGCTATGAGGGTGATCCGATGAGGCTGCTGTTCTCCAAATCTGCTAGCCCACATCACGGCTTTGCAGCATACTATTCATTTGTTGAAAAGATTTTCCAAGCTGATGCTGTtctacatttcggtacacatgGTTCACTCGAATTCATGCCTGGAAAACAGGTGGGAATGAGTGATGCCTGCTTCCCGGACAGTCTGATTGGGAACATTCCCAATGTCTATTACTATGCTGCTAACAACCCATCTGAAGCTACGATAGCTAAACGTCGGAGCTATGCCAACACCATCAGCTATCTGACTCCTCCTGCAGAAAATGCTGGACTTTATAAAGGTCTTAAGCAGTTGAGTGAGCTCATCTCCTCCTACCAATCCCTGAAAGACACAGGCCGCGGGTCACAGATCGTTAGCTCAATAATCAGCACAGCCAAGCAGTGCAATCTTGACAAGGACGTAGACCTACCTGAAGAAGGAATGGAAATCTCAGCAAAAGAACGAGATCTTGTGGTTGGAAAGGTGTATTCCAAAATCATGGAGATTGAGTCTCGCCTGTTACCTTGTGGGCTTCACGTCATTGGTGAGCCTCCAACAGCCATGGAAGCAGTTGCAACTCTGGTTAACATTGCTGCACTTGACCGTCCAGAGGAAGGGATTTCTTCCCTCCCATCTATATTAGCTGAGACAGCCGGAAGAGACATAGAGGATATATACAGAAGCAGCGATAAGGGGATATTGAAGGATGTAGAGCTTCTTCGGCAAATAACAGACACATCACGGGGAGCAATTTATGCATTTGTGGAGCGTACGACGAATAGCAAGGGCCAGGTAGTTGACGTTGCTGATAAACTGACCTCAATCCTTGGGTTCGGAATAAACGAACCTTGGGTGCAGTACTTGTCAAACACAAAATTTTACAGGGCTGATAGGGAGAAGCTCAGAACGTTGTTCGTGTTCTTGGCAGAATGCTTGAAGCTAATTGTGGCTGACAATGAGATAGGGAGTTTAAAACAAGCATTGGAGGGTAAATATGTAGAGCCAGGTCCCGGTGGTGACCCAATAAGAAACCCGAAAGTGTTGCCAACAGGAAAGAATATTCATGCACTAGATCCACAATCTATTCCCACAACAGCAGCAATGCAGAGTGCAAAAATTGTGGTGGAGAGGCTGATAGAGAGGCAGAAGATCGATAACGGGGGAAAGTATCCCGAGACTGTAGCACTCGTTTTGTGGGGTACAGACAATATCAAGACTTATGGTGAGTCCTTGGCTCAGGTTTTGTGGATGGTGGGTGTATTACCAGTTGCTGATGCCTTCGGACGGGTCAACCGGGTGGAGATAGTACCTCTTGAAGAGCTTGGAAGACCGAGGATTGATGTTGTTGTCAACTGCTCAGGCGTCTTCAGAGACCTGTTCATCAATCAG ATGAATCTGCTCGACCGGGCAGTGAAGATGGTAGCTGAACTAGACGAGCCAGTGGAGCAAAACTTTATCAGGAAGCACGCACTGGAGCAAGCAGAAACCCTAGGAATAGGGGTTCGTGAAGCTGCAACTCGTATCTTCTCCAATGCCTCGGGATCCTATTCCTCCAATATAAATCTTGCTGTGGAGAACTCCTCGTGGAATGATGAGAAGCAGCTGCAAGACATGTATCTAAGCAGGAAGTCATTTGCTTTTGATTCTGATGCCCCTGGTGTAGGCATGGCTGAGAACAGGAAAGTTTTTGAGATGGCTCTGAGCACAGCTGAGGCAACATTCCAAAACCTTGACTCGTCGGAGATCTCACTCACTGATGTGAGTCACTACTTTGACTCGGATCCGACCAATCTGGTGCAAAGCCTAAGGAAGGATGGAAAGAAACCCAGTGCTTACATTGCTGACACCACCACAGCTAATGCCCAG GTTCGCACGCTCTCTGAGACCGTACGTCTTGATGCAAGGACCAAGTTGTTGAACCCTAAGTGGTACGAGGGAATGTTGTCTAGCGGATACGAGGGTGTTCGTGAAATTGAGAAAAGGCTGACTAACACAGTTGGGTGGAGTGCAACTTCTGGCCAAGTTGACAACTGGGTGTACGAAGAGGCCAACACAACTTTCATTCAAGACAAGGAGATGTTGGAAAGGCTCATGAAAACAAATCCAAACTCCTTCAGGAAGCTGGTACAGACATTCCTTGAGGCCAACGGACGTGGTTACTGGGACACTGCAGAGGAGAACATTGAGAAGTTGAAGGAGTTGTACCAAGAAGTTGAAGACAAAATTGAGGGAATCGATCGGTAA